The Setaria italica strain Yugu1 chromosome IX, Setaria_italica_v2.0, whole genome shotgun sequence genome has a window encoding:
- the LOC101756759 gene encoding peptide chain release factor PrfB2, chloroplastic, protein MASRLLTRSAAARLLSHLRRRTPDPTHPLLIYGAALASLLGPIGDLPAAADSALLRYPARWFSSSSTAAVTKAPMTADGLTVDSIAGKGWTILPEAESDWRSHAAAVAQSIKLIKKRLKWGWILERTKQLAVVLERPDLWDDPVFAGRVSREHGELMGKIKSVNQFEQELIEHIEMLRLAREENDNELETESMSALADMRRSAKEKELNAILSGENDSCSCFIEVQAGAGGTESMDWAAMVMNMYRSWAQRRGYTVTVVEEMPGEIAGIKRATIKVDGEYAFGYAKAEVGVHRLVRISPFDSGKRRHTSFAAVAVIPILGAASSRYQIKDSDLRIERFRSGGPGGQHANTTESAIRIVHVPTGITATCQNERSQHMNKASAMAVLQSRLDQLEIARQAQMNAEHTQSLNEISWGNQIRSYVLHPYRMVKDLRTNYEVSDPDSVLEGDLDEFILNYLSSSLDEADGTTLLDGD, encoded by the exons ATGGCTTCCCGCCTCCTAACCAGatcagcggcggcgcgcctcCTCTCCCACCTCCGCCGCAGGACGCCAGACCCTACCCATCCCCTCCTCATCTATGGCGCTGCCTTGGCGTCCCTCCTGGGGCCCATCGGtgacctccccgccgccgccgactcagCCCTCCTTCGCTACCCGGCGCGGTGGTTCTCCTCTTCGTCCACGGCGGCGGTGACGAAGGCACCGATGACGGCGGACGGCCTTACGGTGGACTCCATTGCCGGTAAGGGGTGGACGATCCTCCCCGAGGCCGAGAGCGACTGGCGCAGccacgccgcggccgtcgcGCAGTCCATCAAGCTCATTAAGAAGCGCCTCAAG TGGGGATGGATACTTGAGAGAACGAAGCAACTGGCTGTGGTGTTGGAGAGGCCAGACCTCTGGGATGATCCAGTTTTCGCTGGGAGGGTTAGCCGTGAGCACGGTGAGCTCATGGGCAAGATTAAGTCAGTGAACCAGTTTGAGCAGGAATTAATTGAACACATTGAGATGTTAAGGCTTGCACGTGAAgaaaatgataatgaacttgagACA GAAAGCATGAGTGCTTTAGCTGATATGAGAAGAAGTGCAAAGGAGAAAGAACTCAATGCGATACTTTCTGGAGAAAATGATTCCTGCTCTTGCTTCATTGAG GTTCAGGCTGGGGCTGGTGGCACTGAGAGCATGGACTGGGCTGCAATGGTCATGAACATGTATAGATCATGGGCTCAGCGACGAGGATATACAGTCACTGTGGTAGAAGAAATGCCTGGTGAAATAGCAGGAATCAAG AGGGCCACTATCAAAGTTGACGGTGAATATGCATTTGGATACGCCAAAGCTGAAGTAGGAGTTCATAGATTAGTGCGAATTTCTCCATTTGACAGTGGAAAGCGGCGGCACACTTCctttgctgctgttgctgtgaTCCCTATTCTTGGTGCTGCCTCTAGCCGATACCAGATAAAAGACTCTGATCTTCGGATAGAACGTTTCCGTTCTGGTGGTCCTGGTGGCCAGCATGCCAACACTACAGAAAGTGCCATTCGAATTGTGCACGTTCCAACTGGTATAACTGCAACATGTCAAAATGAAAG ATCACAACACATGAACAAGGCATCAGCGATGGCGGTGCTCCAATCTCGTCTGGACCAGCTTGAGATTGCCCGCCAAGCACAGATGAATGCTGAGCACACACAATCACTCAACGAAATCAGCTGGGGCAACCAAATAAGATCTTATGTTCTCCAT CCATACCGTATGGTCAAAGATCTCCGGACGAACTATGAAGTATCAGACCCTGATTCAGTCCTAGAAGGAGACCTTGATGAGTTCATCTTGAATTATTTGTCTTCATCACTGGATGAAGCTGAT